The Scatophagus argus isolate fScaArg1 chromosome 12, fScaArg1.pri, whole genome shotgun sequence genome includes the window tattgttgacAGTGGTGGAATGTCACTAATTACATTTGCTGAAGTGGTGTACCTAAGTACCATTCTGAGATACTCTTACTTTACTTGAGTGATTTCATAAAAGGAGGAAAATATTGTCCTTTTgactccactgcatttatttggcAGCTCTATTTATTAGTCATTTGCAATCAGATTCCTGATTGAAAAcattaatcaacaaataaattcaaatctATTTTTGTAGGCTCCCCGCATggaaaaagtcattaaaattaGCCCCACATTTACACTTAATATTAAAGTATGTATCAGTGCATCAAGATTTCTATTCTTGCAATCTGACTAGAAAGATCTCAACTATCTTCTAATTTTCTTCCTAATACTTTCAACAGACAGGATTCAGTCCACACAGCAGAGGTAAGACCTAAATAAGTGAATGCACCAATTTGGTTTATAAACATCTCATTAGTTGTAATAATGCAGAATGTGTTTTCAGGTCTACAGTGTGCTGAAAGAGTCTCAGCCCACCATTACAATGAGAGACACTGTTTGGACCTGGAGACCAATGAGTTAGAAAAAAGGTGTGACTCTCATTTCTCAGGCTGTGTGGTACAACCATGTCATGTGATGTCATGTTTGATTTACATGTGCTCTTTCCTCTACTTTCTCTACTTTGCCAGGTCACGACAAAGTCTTGGTAAGTAATGCAAGAATCCGTCGGTATCCTTACACAGATATTGGTATAGTTATtattaaataagtaaatattCACTTCCACTTATAGAAAGGGTGCCATCAAAACACCATCACCACGAGTGGCCTCAAAGTAAAGAAGAAGTTGACCAACATGACTTTGTTCCAATGGGAAAGCCTCAACAGGTATAATCGTTACGGCTCAATAACTCTTAAAACATTATATACGTATAGAATATTTGTTCAGTGAACTCTGTGTTTGGTAGACCTACACTGCAGAAGACTGGTACGTTGGCGCTTGTAGTCGAGCGGATGCTGAGCACGCCTTGCACCTGGTGAACAAGGTACAGTATCTCTCCTAATGTGAAATGAGTCCAAAAAAATGATCAGAATGTGTCTGAAGCTTAATTGGTCTTCTTTTGTTACTCACTTTAAACACATTAGGACGGGGCATTTTTGGTACGGGACTGCTCCATGAGCACCAACAGTGAACCCTTGGTATTGGCTGTGTATCATGAGAAGAAGGTTTACAACGTAAAAATTCGGTTCATTGAGAGCATGAGGAAGTACGCCCTGGGAACACGACAACGATCAATTGATGTGAGTGGACAAactaagaaatatttttaacgAGCACTTTATTCAGCATTATATTTACTGTAGCTTACATCTTATTTCCCCTCAGATGTTTGACTCAGTGCCAGACATCATCAAGTTCCACTCCATTTTTCCAATAATACTCATCAGCGGGAGAAACACGCCTGGAAGCAGATACTCAGAAAACTGTGTTCTCACATGTCCTGTAACGAAAACGGACGTAGACCAGCTGCTGCAGTAACAAAAGTCCCGCTCTATCAAAGATAAACTGTTGAATCCCATCTGTTTCATCATGTTATGTCTCTATGTTACCCAAAATATCCACTAAGTTTATTGTGTATGcaaattgtccaaaatgtgctTAATCTAAGCATTAGTCTGcagcaaattattattttcattatcagtttcATTAtctgttgatttattttaatctttaagactataaaatgtcacaaagtaGAGAAAAATGTGCCTCACATGTTTCTAAAGCCTAAGGTGATGTATTTATATTGCCTTTATAAggtccaacagtccaaaacacaaagatgatCGCTTTACAGTGctagaaaaacagacagaacacatgTGAAGCTGGAAGCAGTGAATGTAATTGTAATTTTTGCTTGCTTGATCATTTCAATTTGACTACCAAAACAGTTGGCAATTAATTTGCCAGTCAATTATTGGCTAGCTCTTTAAGAGACCAG containing:
- the LOC124067968 gene encoding cytokine-dependent hematopoietic cell linker isoform X1 → MSLLKTPSLAVERWNSHESAVIMDRRRTDWNRNQRCDDNNSVTESEYDVVDDQEELLNVHILPARPLYDERDYADRDIPRSSSSQSLSSLSTGNSNTSSRKVPPISGPAINRDLKPSRRKTVFDERATPEQPGDQHSDRHFPAPPPFFSELVNLLPELTLRELCMRDRERTTEKTGFSPHSRGLQCAERVSAHHYNERHCLDLETNELEKRSRQSLERVPSKHHHHEWPQSKEEVDQHDFVPMGKPQQTYTAEDWYVGACSRADAEHALHLVNKDGAFLVRDCSMSTNSEPLVLAVYHEKKVYNVKIRFIESMRKYALGTRQRSIDMFDSVPDIIKFHSIFPIILISGRNTPGSRYSENCVLTCPVTKTDVDQLLQ
- the LOC124067968 gene encoding cytokine-dependent hematopoietic cell linker isoform X2, whose product is MSLLKTPSLAVERWNSHESAVIMDRRRTDWNRNQRCDDNNSVTESEYDVVDDQEELLNVHILPARPLYDERDYADRDIPRSSSSQSLSSLSTGNSNTSSRKVPPISGPAINRDLKPSRRKTVFDERATPEQPGDQHSDRHFPAPPPFFSELVNLLPELTLRELCMREERTTEKTGFSPHSRGLQCAERVSAHHYNERHCLDLETNELEKRSRQSLERVPSKHHHHEWPQSKEEVDQHDFVPMGKPQQTYTAEDWYVGACSRADAEHALHLVNKDGAFLVRDCSMSTNSEPLVLAVYHEKKVYNVKIRFIESMRKYALGTRQRSIDMFDSVPDIIKFHSIFPIILISGRNTPGSRYSENCVLTCPVTKTDVDQLLQ